A window from Montipora capricornis isolate CH-2021 chromosome 7, ASM3666992v2, whole genome shotgun sequence encodes these proteins:
- the LOC138057153 gene encoding E3 ubiquitin-protein ligase TRIM71-like, with protein MDIPKLLFNLREEASCPVCQDILRDPRYLPCLHSFCLNCLINWHRASGGEVNLRCPKCQGRSRVPASGDLKDLPTSFFLSGFIDALAIKESDKTQVTCGNCNKKSSKTSYCFECCKFYCDECLIAHNIIRSYKDHRVLAVKDFQEKDYEVVVKRPVFCSRKGHDKEELKFFCKICPENSVCQTCVILDHAGHKVTLIQEEAEAQKIELAGLIQTPRDNLPAKVKMVTQIDEEYAQLVQRSEDMLRDVDVFVDNLMRRLQEERQNIKSAVETETKKSMENLTTKKAVIQEEIKKIELALEKAEKLLTQSTDAEVVQLKKPLQTILERVAQVKPVERDPESFFELVFVENNKILETINSEGIGLLKFPTYAKEPVAEGKGLFEGAVGREAQFNLRTRNAAAERSYNKNYNVMVDLRDGRGQECITTFLVNDNKDGTYKISYCPTFEGKFNLSVKVNEQHIRGSPFSVFIKPFNVKPVLSFRKQSWNDGMFSYPSGVAVNSRDEIAVTSNHKVQIFDCKGNFLRSFGRQGSEKGQFQDPGGIAFGKDRTIYVADEGNHRIQIFNEEGRYLSMFGGEGSLDSQLNDPYGLSLDSNGNIIVVDNGNKFIKIFSPDGKFLTKIGGPSSLNSPIHCVQSGDYLIVSDNGDHSVKVFTREGYYKYQFGTRGKGNGEFDHPRCLSVSKSGHVLVCDWFNHRVQVFELNGKFVAKFGKEGSNLGEFKYPLSVALLSNGQIVVSDWLNDRIQIFD; from the coding sequence ATGGATATCCCAAAGTTGCTTTTCAATCTTCGCGAGGAAGCCTCGTGTCCGGTGTGTCAAGACATCCTTAGAGATCCAAGATACCTTCCATGTTTGCACAGTTTCTGTCTGAACTGTTTGATCAACTGGCATCGAGCGAGCGGCGGTGAAGTTAATTTGAGGTGTCCGAAATGCCAAGGCCGTAGTAGAGTTCCTGCAAGCGGTGATTTGAAAGATCTTCCCACAAGCTTTTTTCTCAGCGGCTTCATCGATGCCCTAGCTATTAAAGAATCTGACAAGACCCAAGTAACATGCGGAAACTGCAATAAGAAAAGCTCTAAAACCTCGTACTGCTTCGAGTGTTGCAAGTTTTATTGTGATGAGTGTTTAATTGCGCACAACATCATTCGAAGCTACAAAGATCACCGCGTTCTGGCCGTGAAAGATTTTCAAGAAAAAGACTATGAGGTAGTAGTTAAACGACCCGTGTTTTGCTCAAGGAAGGGACATGACAAAGAAGAGCTAAAGttcttttgcaaaatttgtcCCGAAAACTCAGTTTGTCAAACTTGTGTCATCTTAGATCACGCAGGACATAAAGTGACATTAATCCAAGAGGAAGCCGAAGCTCAAAAGATCGAGTTAGCAGGTCTAATTCAAACGCCAAGAGACAACTTGCCCGCAAAGGTGAAGATGGTCACTCAAATTGACGAGGAGTACGCTCAGCTTGTTCAACGAAGCGAAGACATGCTAAGAGACGTCGATGTTTTTGTTGATAACTTAATGAGGAGACTTCAAGAGGAAAGGCAAAATATCAAGTCGGCAGTGGAAACCGAAACCAAGAAATCGATGGAGAATCTAACGACCAAAAAAGCAGTGATTCAGGAGGAAATAAAGAAGATCGAATTAGCACTGGAAAAAGCTGAGAAACTTTTAACACAAAGCACAGACGCCGAGGTGGTACAGCTAAAGAAACCTTTGCAAACCATTCTAGAACGGGTAGCACAAGTGAAGCCAGTTGAGCGCGACCCCGAAAGCTTCTTTGAATTAGTTTTCGTGGAAAATAACAAGATCCTGGAGACAATCAACAGCGAAGGCATTGGTCTTTTGAAATTTCCAACTTATGCAAAGGAGCCTGTTGCCGAAGGTAAAGGACTTTTTGAAGGAGCTGTTGGGCGTGAAGCTCAATTCAATTTAAGGACAAGAAATGCGGCTGCCGAACGATCTTATAATAAGAATTACAATGTAATGGTAGACTTGAGAGACGGGAGAGGGCAGGAATGCATAACCACATTTCTTGTTAATGACAACAAAGACGGGACCTACAAAATCAGCTATTGTCCTACATTTGAAGGTAAATTCAATTTGTCAGTTAAGGTAAACGAGCAACATATCCGCGGTAgccctttttctgtttttattaaacCTTTTAATGTCAAACCAGTTTTATCTTTTAGAAAACAGAGCTGGAATGATGGAATGTTTAGTTATCCTTCAGGGGTAGCAGTAAATTCCAGGGATGAAATCGCAGTCACTTCCAATCACAAGGTGCAGATATTTGACTGCAAGGGCAATTTTCTGAGATCCTTTGGTCGTCAGGGTAGCGAAAAGGGACAGTTTCAGGACCCTGGAGGAATAGCTTTTGGTAAAGATAGGACTATTTATGTTGCAGACGAAGGGAACCATCGAATCCAAATTTTTAACGAGGAAGGGCGGTACTTGAGTATGTTTGGTGGGGAAGGAAGCCTTGATAGCCAGCTCAATGATCCTTATGGTTTATCATTGGATTCCAATGGCAATATTATTGTGGTTGATAACGGGAACAAATTCATTAAGATCTTTTCCCCTGATGGAAAGTTTCTAACAAAGATAGGTGGACCCAGTTCTCTTAATAGTCCTATTCATTGCGTTCAGTCTGGTGATTATCTCATTGTGTCAGACAATGGTGATCACAGTGTGAAAGTATTCACCCGGGAGGGGTACTATAAGTATCAGTTTGGCACAAGAGGGAAGGGGAATGGAGAGTTTGATCATCCCCGTTGTTTGTCAGTGAGTAAATCAGGACATGTACTTGTCTGTGATTGGTTTAATCATAGAGTGCAAGTCTTTGAACTGAATGGTAAGTTTGTTGCTAAGTTTGGAAAAGAGGGCAGCAACTTAGGAGAGTTTAAGTATCCATTATCAGTAGCACTCCTCAGTAATGGCCAAATTGTTGTGTCTGACTGGCTGAATGATCGAATTCAAATATTTGATTAA